One window of Trichomycterus rosablanca isolate fTriRos1 chromosome 2, fTriRos1.hap1, whole genome shotgun sequence genomic DNA carries:
- the pgls gene encoding 6-phosphogluconolactonase — protein MSGRRVVVFVSAAELGPALAQLVASRAEKTLSSGASTFSLGLSGGSLVSILSKELPAVPNLDCSQWLVGFCDERLVPFDDPESTYGLYKNQLFSKVNISEDRVLAINPSLPVDECADDYARKLSKAFNTEKTPVFDMLLLGMGPDGHTCSLFPDHPLLQEKQKTVAPISDSPKPPPQRVTLTLPMVNAARCVVFVSTGGSKAPVLKHVLEGGEGPVLPAALVTPTQGELFWLVDEPAAASLTREVERPGPGAKL, from the exons ATGTCAGGCCGGAGAGTGGTGGTGTTTGTTTCAGCAGCAGAACTCGGCCCAGCTCTGGCCCAGCTTGTAGCCTCTCGAGCTGAGAAGACCCTGAGCAGTGGTGCTAGCACCTTTTCCCTGGGTCTCTCAGGAGGAAGTCTGGTGTCCATTCTAAGTAAGGAGCTGCCTGCTGTACCGAACCTGGACTGCAGCCAGTGGCTGGTGGGGTTCTGTGATGAGCGCCTGGTTCCTTTTGATGATCCTGAGAGCACATATGGACTTTACAAG AATCAGTTGTTCTCAAAAGTGAACATTTCAGAGGACCGGGTGCTAGCAATAAATCCTTCGTTACCAGTAGATGAGTGTGCAGATGACTACGCCAGAAAGCTTAGTAAG GCATTCAATACTGAAAAAACGCCAGTATTTGATATGTTGTTGCTGGGCATGGGACCGGATGGACACACATGCTCTCTTTTCCCAGATCATCCCCTATTACAG GAAAAGCAGAAGACAGTGGCTCCTATCAGTGACTCCCCGAAACCACCTCCTCAGAGGGTCACCCTCACACTGCCCATGGTGAACGCTGCCCGTTGTGTGGTGTTCGTGTCCACTGGAGGCAGCAAAGCCCCTGTGCTTAAG CATGTACTGGAAGGGGGAGAAGGACCGGTCCTGCCTGCAGCCCTTGTCACTCCGACTCAGGGTGAACTCTTCTGGCTGGTGGATGAACCAGCAGCAGCCTCTTTAACACGGGAGGTGGAAAGACCAGGACCTGGGGCTAAACTGTGA
- the LOC134333444 gene encoding zinc finger protein 239: MLTPLTGFQTQIAAIMDTLSKTAVLEISKLVEIECKVLISELNSSKQEAEFLRKRLQLMEKHMQLNTIHNQEFINTASAPVPSLHDAEVSPRTETRSAVKRETDLQQLDGCDAALADTHVAAKKDQPDRDKLHDSLPQHQLEKQSTVVIIKQELNGVDSLNSKTARQNTQEQACVTGSTTAKEIPIKPRMNKPADTRTQAVKSTSVQPLDRTSSGKKLDASNGPAVQVQSSSNTKISYSTAAPNHLSPKPVKSSTSSRFLGEKRFICPLCGKCFKCSSQLEIHKRSHTGEKPYRCSLCGKRYAQKGHLYTHQRTHTGEKPYRCGLCGKGFIQKCSLDMHQLTHTGEKPFVCVKCGKGFTKKFNLNKHLALHFDPTGSLHVDSGLYERNTR, translated from the exons ATGTTGACTCCTCTTACAGGCTTTCAGACTCAGATAGCTGCCATCATGGACACACTGAGTAAAACAGCAGTGTTAGAGATCAGTAAACTAGTAGAAATCGAGTGTAAAGTTTTGATATCGGAGTTAAACAGCAGTAAGCAGGAAGCAGAGTTTCTGAGGAAGAGACTGCAGCTGATGGAGAAACACATGCAGCTGAATACCATACACAACCaggagtttataaacactgcATCTGCACCAGTACCATCACTACATGATGCTGAAGTTTCACCCAGAACAGAGACTCGATCAGCTGTTAAAAG AGAGACTGACCTGCAGCAGTTGGATGGATGTGATGCAGCTTTAGCAGACACTCACGTGGCTGCTAAAAAGGATCAA CCTGACAGAGACAAGCTGCATGACAGTCTACCACAGCATCAACTGGAAAAACAGTCTACTGTAGTAATTATCAAACAGGAGCTGAATGGAGTGGATTCACTGAATAGCAAAACAGCAAGGCAAAATACACAGGAGCAAG cTTGTGTAACTGGCTCCACTACTGCTAAAGAAATACCCATCAAGCCTCGAATGAATAAACCTGCTGATACAAGAACCCAAGCAGTGAAGAGCACTTCAGTTCAACCACTGGACAGAACCTCATCTGGAAAGAAACTGGATGCATCCAATGGACCTGCTGTACAAGTACAATCAAGCTCAAACACCAAAATAAGTTACAGTACTGCTGCACCTAATCATCTTTCACCAAAACCAGTTAAAAGTAGCACCAGCTCCAGATTTCTGGGTGAAAAACGGTTTATTTGCCCACTTTGTGGAAAATGCTTTAAGTGTTCCAGTCAGCTAGAAATACATAAGCGGAGTCACACCGGGGAGAAACCGTACCGGTGCTCACTGTGTGGGAAGAGATATGCACAGAAGGGACATCTGTACACCCACCAGCGCACACATactggagagaagccatatcgcTGCGGCCTCTGCGGGAAAGGTTTTATCCAGAAGTGTTCACTGGACATGCACCAGCTCAcccacactggagaaaaaccctTCGTCTGTGTCAAATGTGGCAAAGGGTTTACGAAAAAATTCAATCTGAACAAACACTTAGCTTTACATTTTGATCCCACTGGAAGTCTGCATGTGGATTCAGGTCTGTATGAGCGTAACACCAGATAA
- the LOC134333454 gene encoding zinc finger protein 8-like isoform X1 — MVETMVSSSHFQSQLASIMEMLAKTAVLEIGKLVEESHAVFKRELSRRISENESLKNKCDLLESELRASRRSAQKIAELLQNAKTAATAAAANKEVVHRPTIDGVFGKEWCMDLWKEKEPVAAQLSQSQVDPCVIESIDLMDDDGPEMIIINDEILKKTSSKHKPQADTMRNNEKGPAVSSMDSSVNQSGDDFITYTVPTDNMPQRSAADPTIDPRPSTLEDASTSSNMTAEEFGGFYPANVHINPSTNLTSITEQKKFECVFCGKNFNYLSYLKVHLRTHSGEKPFACTVCGKRFAQKPYLKIHMRTHSGERPYSCMECSKSFSQKSSLNIHLRSHTGEKPYSCVDCGKRYTYKHGFNIHQCNS, encoded by the exons ATGGTGGAAACCATGGTGAGCAGCTCGCATTTTCAGAGCCAGTTAGCGTCCATTATGGAGATGTTAGCCAAGACGGCGGTGCTGGAGATAGGGAAGCTGGTGGAGGAGAGCCATGCTGTGTTTAAAAGAGAGCTTTCTCGGAGGATAAGTGAAAACGAAAGTCTGAAGAATAAGTGTGATTTACTGGAGAGTGAGCTGAGAGCCAGCAGGAGGAGTGCTCAGAAGATAGCCGAACTACTACAGAATGCtaaaactgctgctaccgcTGCTGCTGCTAATAAAG AAGTTGTACATCGGCCCACCATCGATGGTGTGTTTGGGAAAGAATGGTGTATGGACTTATGGAAAGAGAAAGAACCTGTGGCGGCCCAGCTGAGTCAGAGCCAAGTGGACCCCTGTGtcatagag TCAATTGATCTGATGGATGACGATGGACCTGAGATGATTATCATCAATGACGAAATACTGAAAAAAACCTCCAGCAAACACAAGCCACAAGCAGACACAATGAGAAACAATGAGAAAG GACCTGCCGTGTCCAGTATGGACAGCAGTGTGAACCAAAGCGGTGACGATTTCATCACCTACACAGTACCTACAGACAACATGCCACAGAGGAGTGCTGCCGATCCAACTATTGACCCCAGACCATCTACGCTCGAAGATGCTTCGACTTCATCGAATATGACAGCCGAGGAGTTCGGTGGGTTTTACCCTGCTAACGTACACATAAACCCGTCCACAAACCTCACCAGCATTACAGAGCAGAAGAAGTTTGAGTGTGTTTTCTGTGGGAAGAACTTTAATTACCTAAGCTATCTGAAAGTGCACTTACGGACACACTCCGGCGAGAAGCCTTTTGCTTGTACGGTGTGCGGCAAGCGTTTTGCCCAGAAGCcgtatttaaaaatacatatgcGCACACACTCTGGAGAGAGACCCTATTCGTGCATGGAGTGTTCCAAGAGCTTTTCACAGAAGAGTTCACTCAATATACACCTCCGTagtcacaccggagagaaaccgtacagCTGTGTGGACTGCGGTAAACGCTACACCTATAAACACGGTTTTAACATCCATCAGTGTAACAGCTAA
- the LOC134333454 gene encoding uncharacterized protein LOC134333454 isoform X2: MVETMVSSSHFQSQLASIMEMLAKTAVLEIGKLVEESHAVFKRELSRRISENESLKNKCDLLESELRASRRSAQKIAELLQNAKTAATAAAANKEVVHRPTIDGVFGKEWCMDLWKEKEPVAAQLSQSQVDPCVIESIDLMDDDGPEMIIINDEILKKTSSKHKPQADTMRNNEKGPAVSSMDSSVNQSGDDFITYTVPTDNMPQRSAADPTIDPRPSTLEDASTSSNMTAEEFGLCWVQF; encoded by the exons ATGGTGGAAACCATGGTGAGCAGCTCGCATTTTCAGAGCCAGTTAGCGTCCATTATGGAGATGTTAGCCAAGACGGCGGTGCTGGAGATAGGGAAGCTGGTGGAGGAGAGCCATGCTGTGTTTAAAAGAGAGCTTTCTCGGAGGATAAGTGAAAACGAAAGTCTGAAGAATAAGTGTGATTTACTGGAGAGTGAGCTGAGAGCCAGCAGGAGGAGTGCTCAGAAGATAGCCGAACTACTACAGAATGCtaaaactgctgctaccgcTGCTGCTGCTAATAAAG AAGTTGTACATCGGCCCACCATCGATGGTGTGTTTGGGAAAGAATGGTGTATGGACTTATGGAAAGAGAAAGAACCTGTGGCGGCCCAGCTGAGTCAGAGCCAAGTGGACCCCTGTGtcatagag TCAATTGATCTGATGGATGACGATGGACCTGAGATGATTATCATCAATGACGAAATACTGAAAAAAACCTCCAGCAAACACAAGCCACAAGCAGACACAATGAGAAACAATGAGAAAG GACCTGCCGTGTCCAGTATGGACAGCAGTGTGAACCAAAGCGGTGACGATTTCATCACCTACACAGTACCTACAGACAACATGCCACAGAGGAGTGCTGCCGATCCAACTATTGACCCCAGACCATCTACGCTCGAAGATGCTTCGACTTCATCGAATATGACAGCCGAGGAGTTCG